One window of Vitis riparia cultivar Riparia Gloire de Montpellier isolate 1030 chromosome 5, EGFV_Vit.rip_1.0, whole genome shotgun sequence genomic DNA carries:
- the LOC117914441 gene encoding uncharacterized protein LOC117914441 isoform X2 — protein MAGIDVSKYAHSPVHKAIALRDYASLRKILASLPRLCNPNEVQTEMASLAEEEKAEAISAVIDRRDVPNRDTPLHLAVKLGDNTATEMLMLAGADWSLQNEQGWSALQEAICNREEGIAMTIVRHYQPLAWAKWCRRLPRLVGTMGRMRDFYMEITFHFESSVIPFISRIAPSDTYKIWKRGANLRADMTLAGFDGFRIQRSDQSILFLGDGSEDGKVPPGSLCMISHKEKEVMNALDGAGSPATDAEVQQEVAAMSQTNIFRPGIDVTQAVLLPQLTWRRQEKTEMVGAWRAKVYDMHNVVVSIKSRRVPGAMTDDEFFSSCNENEAENEELDDILTEDERRQLEVALKLDSSDMTNENGEGIIGHRHSCYEHREIPIEEVNGCRNGEMKQEKKGWFGGWRKRDSKQEGQKKIAPPRSSLCVDEKVSDLLGDSPPINQSKPGRHSVEIVVRGDEPRRGRDSKTSSSMISESGGRRKDGGRENEYKKGLRPTLWLSPSFPLQTEELLPLLDILANKVKAIRRLRELLTTKLPMGTFPVKLYPGCNSCGSYHQSVGYIYKV, from the coding sequence ATGGCGGGCATTGACGTTTCAAAATATGCCCATAGCCCTGTTCACAAGGCCATTGCTTTGAGAGATTATGCCAGTCTCAGGAAGATATTAGCGAGTTTGCCTAGGCTTTGTAATCCGAATGAGGTTCAAACTGAAATGGCTTCCTTGGCTGAGGAAGAGAAGGCTGAAGCCATCTCTGCTGTGATTGATCGGCGTGATGTTCCAAACCGAGACACCCCTCTTCACTTGGCTGTTAAACTTGGCGACAATACTGCAACTGAAATGCTTATGCTTGCTGGAGCAGATTGGAGCTTGCAAAATGAACAAGGCTGGAGTGCTCTCCAGGAAGCAATCTGTAATAGGGAAGAAGGAATTGCCATGACCATAGTTAGGCATTACCAACCATTGGCTTGGGCAAAGTGGTGTAGGAGGTTGCCTCGCTTGGTAGGAACTATGGGAAGGATGAGAGATTTCTACATGGAAATTACATTCCACTTTGAGAGTTCTGTGATTCCTTTCATTTCAAGGATTGCCCCTTCAGATACTTACAAAATTTGGAAGAGGGGTGCAAATTTGAGGGCAGATATGACTTTGGCTGGTTTTGATGGTTTTAGAATTCAGAGATCAGATCAAAGTATACTTTTCCTGGGTGATGGTTCTGAGGATGGAAAGGTCCCTCCTGGATCACTCTGTATGATCTCACACAAGGAGAAGGAGGTGATGAATGCTTTGGATGGTGCTGGTTCTCCGGCAACAGACGCAGAGGTTCAGCAGGAAGTGGCAGCAATGTCTCAGACTAATATATTCAGGCCTGGGATTGATGTGACACAAGCAGTTCTTTTGCCTCAATTGACATGGAGACGGCAAGAGAAAACAGAAATGGTGGGTGCATGGAGAGCAAAGGTATATGATATGCACAATGTGGTTGTGAGCATCAAGTCCAGGAGAGTTCCAGGGGCTATGACAGATGATGAATTCTTCTCTTCGTGCAATGAAAATGAAGCGGAGAATGAGGAGCTTGATGATATTTTAACAGAAGATGAAAGAAGGCAACTTGAAGTTGCTCTTAAATTGGATTCATCAGATATGACAAATGAGAATGGTGAAGGGATAATTGGGCATCGCCATAGTTGTTATGAGCACAGGGAGATTCCTATTGAAGAGGTGAATGGTTGTAGAAATGGGGAGATGAAGCAGGAAAAGAAAGGATGGTTTGGTGGCTGGAGGAAACGAGATTCTAAACAGGAAGGGCAGAAGAAGATTGCCCCACCAAGAAGTTCTCTCTGTGTGGATGAGAAGGTAAGTGATCTATTAGGAGATTCTCCACCAATAAACCAGAGCAAACCAGGAAGACATTCTGTGGAAATTGTTGTGAGGGGAGATGAGCCCCGGAGAGGAAGGGATAGCAAAACATCTTCTTCTATGATTTCTGAAAGTGGAGGTAGGCGCAAGGACGGAGGCCGTGAGAATGAGTATAAGAAAGGATTGAGGCCTACACTCTGGCTTTCCCCAAGCTTCCCACTACAAACTGAGGAACTTCTGCCATTGCTTGACATTCTCGCTAACAAGGTTAAGGCAATTCGCCGTCTAAGAGAACTGCttacaacaaaacttccaatggGAACTTTCCCTGTCAAG